Part of the Salinimonas lutimaris genome, CGTCAACTTCGCGCCGCGCCGGATTTGTTCAAATACCAGACTGGCGGTAACCGGTGAGCCTTTTGCCAGCGTGGCTTGCGCTTTTTCCAGCCAGCGGTTATCGGTGGCATCCAGGTTGAGAATCTGGGCGGCAACCTGACCGGCTGACTCACCCTGACACGCGGCGGTAATGGTAGATTGCAGCGGCTCTATCTGAGCCGGTTTGCGCTCATCGGGGGCAGTGGCCACCTGAGACAGCGCAACATTGAGTACTGCACTGACCGTGTCGGGAGATAAACTGGCCGTGGCCAGAGTATCAAGCACGGTACTGAGGCTGTCGGTCTGACAATAATGGTCTGCCAGCCCCACGTAACAGGCATCGGTGGCATTAATGCTGGCCCCGGTCAGGCCCAGAAACAACCCATTGTGGCCGCTCATGCGGGGGAGAAAATAACTGCCGCCCACATCCGGATACAGCCCGATAGAAATCTCCGGCATGGCCAGTCGGGAGGTCTCCGTTACCACCCGGTGAGACGCACCGGCCATCAGGCCCATCCCGCCTCCCATCACAATACCTGCCCCCCATACCATGACCGGCTTTGAGTAGGTATGAATCAGATGGTCGAGCTCATACTCAACAGTAAAAAAGGTCTGCACAAATTCCGGGATTCCGCCCGGGGTCTCCTGCATGGCCCGGTACATGGAAACAATATCGCCACCGGCACAAAATGCCTTTTCACCTTCACTGCTGATAACCACAAACATGACGTCGTCCCGGGATTGCCAGGCACTGAGTGCCCCCAGCATCAGCTCGGCCATTTCCAGGTCCAGCGCATTAAGCGCCCGGGGTTTGTTAAGGATTAAGTGACCGGCGAGCTGGCCATCAGCCAGCGCAATTTCACGGACAAGTACCGGTGGTGCTGTACTGGCGTCTTGCATGCGTGTTCTCCTTTACGTTGAATTACAGTACCTGACGTTCGTCGGCCAGTAACCGGCGACCGATAATCAGGCGCATAATTTCGTTGGTGCCTTCCAAAATCTGGTGCACCCTGACATCGCGCACATGGCGCTCCAGCGGATACTCTTTGATGTAGCCATACCCACCGTGCAGCTGTAACGCTTCGTTACACACCTTAAACCCAATATCGGTGGCAAACCGCTTGGCCATAGCACAATAGGTGGTGCGGTCCGCGTCCTGATTATCCAGCTTCCAGGCGGCCAGCCGGACCATTTGGCGGGCTGCCACCAGCTCGGTTGCCATGTCGGCCAGCTTGAACTGCAATGCCTGAAACGCCGCCAGGGGCTTACCAAACTGTTCACGCTCATGCATGTAATTGCGGGCGGTATCGAGCGCTTGCTGAGCGGTCCCGACAGAACAGGTGGCAATATTAATTCTGCCGCCGTCCAGGCCCATCATGGCAAACCGGAAACCGTCACCTTCTTCACCCAGCAGCCAGTCAGCCTGTAGTTGCACATCCTCAAAGGTAATCATGCGGGTTGGCTGGGCATTCCAGCCCATTTTTTCTTCGGGTTTGCCATAGGTAATACCCACAGCATCTGCCGGCACTGCAAACGCGGATACCCCTTGCGCACCCGGCCCGCCGGTGCGCGCCATCACCACCAGCACATGGGTACTGCCGGCTCCGGAGATAAATACCTTGGCGCCGTTTAGCACATAGCCGTCGCCCTGTTTTCTGGCGGTGGTTTTCAGCGAGGCGGCATCTGAACCTGCCCCTGGCTCAGTCAGGCAGTATGAGGCCAGTTGCTGCCCTGACACCAGTGATTCACACCACCGGTCACGGACCGCGTCGGTGCCCCAGGTGGCAATCATCCAGGTGGCCATATTATGAATGGTCAGCATGGCTGTGGTGGTGGTACAGCCCATGGCCAGCTGCTCAAAGATGATGGATGAGTCTAGCCGGCTCAGTCCCAGCCCGCCCTGCTCCTCGGGAGTATACAGACCACAAAACCCCAGTTCGCCGGCCTGCTGAAGCGCTTCAACCGGAAAAATATGCTCAGCATCCCAGCGTGCCGCATTGGGCGCCAGCGCTTCACGGGCAAACTGGGCCGCTGTCTGGGCAAAGGCCTGCTGATCTTCGGTTAACTGAAAATCCATATCCTCTCCTTAACTCAACGAAATAGTCATGTTAGGCCCACCGGGAATATCACTTTCCGGCCAGCGGGAGGTGATTGTTTTGGTTTCGGTATAAAAGCGGATGGCCTGTTTGCCGTAGGCGTGCAGATCGCCATAAAAAGAATTTTTCCAGCCGGTGAATGAGAAAAACGGCAGCGGCACAGGAATGGGCACATTAATGCCGACCTGCCCTACGGTCACCTCGCGCTGGTATTTACGGGCGGCTGCACCGCTGTTGGTGAAAATAGAGGTGCCGTTTCCATAGGGATTGTTATTAACCAGCGTCAGCGCCTCGTCCAGAGAGTCGGCATTGACCATCGACAGTACCGGTCCGAAGATCTCCTGCTGATAAATATCCATCTCAGGTGTAACATCGCTAAACACCGTAGGGCCAACCCAGTTACCCTGCTCATAACCTGGTACGGTCACCTCGCTGCCATCAACCAGACAGGTCGCGCCTTGCTGCTTGCCACTTTCAATCAGAGATAGCACACGCTGACGGGCCTGCGGGCTGATAAGCGGGCCAAAGGCACTGTCTTTGTCTGTCCACGGACCGGGTTTTACCTGACCGATACGCTCTGCCAGTTCAGGGATCCAGGCCTGGGCCTCACCCACAAACACTGCAACGGAAATCGCCATACAGCGTTGTCCGGCGGCACCTACCGATGCGCCCACCAGATTATTCAACACATGCTCTTTGTTGGCATCTGGCATGATAACGGTGTGGTTTTTAGCGCCGGCAAAACACTGTGCCCGCTTCATGTTGGCGGTGGCGGTTCGGTAAATATGCTGGCCGACCGGCACTGAGCCAACAAACGACACGGCTTTGATCGTGGGGTGAGTCAACAGCGGCTCTACCTGGTCCTTACCGCCGTGAATCACATTGAGCACACCGTCAGGCGCGCCTGCCTGCTTAAACAGTTCAGCCAGTTTCATCGGCGTCATCGGGTCCTGTTCGGACGGCTTGAGTACAAAGGTATTGCCACAGGCAATCGACAGCGGAAACATCCACAGCGGGATCATCGCCGGGAAATTAAACGGCGTAATCCCTGCACATACGCCCAGTGGCTGGATATAACTGTAGGTATCAATACCCCGGGCCACATTCTCTGCGGTTTCGCCCATCATCAGTGAAGGCACATTCATGGCCTGTTCAACCACTTCGATTCCACGCCAGACATCGCCCATCGCATCATCAAAAGTCTTGCCGGTTTCAGCGGCCAGAATTTCAGCAATCTCTTTTTGTTGCTCTTTCAGCAGCGCCTGATAACGCATCATTAATCGCGCCCGCTCTGTCACAGGCACATCTTTCCAGGTTTCAAATGCCTTGCTGGCACTGTCGATAGCCTGCTCAATTTCATCACTGGTTGCACAGGGCACTCTGGCAATCACGTCATTATTCGCCGGGTTGGTTACATCAATATATGCATCGGTGGCAGACTGACATAACTCGCCGTTGATAAGTAAGGGTACATGGTTCATGGCTGCTTCCTGTTCGTTTTTTTACACATTAACCCCACCTCTCCTTGACGTAAACGTCAACCATCAACGAAAGGTTATTTTATTGTAAAGTAAGTGTGACATTAACATCTCACCCTTTCATCGTCGATACCGGTCAGCGAGCGCATAAAGCCTGGCCCAGGAAAACATAGCGAAAGCTGCTAAACTTGATATGCTTGATGTTATTAAAAAAGTTTGAAGAAAACTGCTTCAGAGGCGCGCTCCCATTCATGACGTATCGCTTAGCCATTGTTGAAGACAACGCTACTGCCAGAGCTAACCTGCGCAGCCATCTGCTCAATGCAGGACCGTTTGAAATTAGCAGTTTCAGTAATGGAAAAGAGCTGAAAACGGCACTGCGTAAACAGCATTTTGAACTACTGTTGCTCGACTTTCATCTGGGTGAAAGTAAGAACGGCGTGGAATGGTTAACAGAATTGCGCACAGCAGGTTTTATAAAACCCAGCACCGGTGTGGTATTTATGACCTCTGACCGGATGCCCCAGACCATTGGTAAAATCATCGATTGCCAGCCTGATCTGCTGCTTATCAAACCCTACAACATGAAAACCCTGAACCGGGGACTACAACATTACCTGGCCTACCGCCGCTTTGTAAAAGATGCGCTTGATGCCATCGATCAGGGTGACCGGGGGCTGGCTTTGCGTCTGCTGCGCCAGAAACTCAAAACAGAAGTACCGGCTCGCCTGCGTAATGACGTTGTTAAGCTCAAAGCCCAGCTGTTTTTTGATTTAGGTGACCTGAACCGGGCGCAGGCGTTATATGACAATATTCTATTACAGTCAGACAAAGTGCTGTGGGCCCAGTGGGGAAAAATAAAGTGCGCGTATGTCTCTGGCAACTGGGCCGGGTGTAAAGACGACCTTAGCAAATTGCTGGACAGTCAGCTGGCCCGGGACAAAGCATTTGAATGGCTGGCCGGCCTGTGTTTTGAACAGCAAGCCTACTCACAGGCAGAGTATTTTCTGGACCATATTAAAGACTCGGAGCTCAGTGTACCGGCGACCCGCCTGAAAACCCTGACCTACCAGCGTCAGCACCGGGTTCTGGAAGGCATTGAACTGCTTCAGAAAAAACGGGACGGTAACCGCTCGGCCAAAGAACGTTTTAACGAGTTTACCTTTGAGCTGGCTGAATTTTATCTGTCGATAGCAGAGCAACAGCCTGCCATGCACCGGCAGGAAAGCTTATCGCAGGCACGCAAACTGGTGGGCGTTGCCGCGCGAAATCAGGCTGACCCGCAGCAAGTGCAAAAGCGGGATATTCTGCTTGCCTACAGTGCAGTACTTGAAGATGACCCGCGTAAAGCCGAACACCTTTTGCAACAAAGCTCCGGCGATGGTTATACAGACAATTATCAGCGTACCGATACCGGTAGTCTGATTGTGGCAGCCAGAGTGTTTAACGCCATTAAACAGCCGGAAAAAGCACGGGAACTGCTGGCGCTGGCGCATCATCGTAATCAGAATAATCTGAGTCTGTCGGACCAGATCACCCATCAGCAGAACCTGTCCGGCACAGAGCGTCAGCTGGGCATTGCCGCAGAACAGGCATTTGAGCTCAATGACACTGGCATGACGCTGTACTCTAAAAAAGCCTACCTGAAGGCCATGTACTACTTTTATCAGGCGTATGAATTACTGCCCGATACCCCGGCTTTCGGGCTAAACCTCTTGCAATGCATGGTCGATTCCACTCATCCGGCGTATCGCTCCTGGACCGTGCTCAGTCTGCTGGAAAAAATGCAGGCTGCCACATTGTCAGGAAATAATCAGGCCAGGCTGGAGCGGATCATTACTCTGATCGATGCACAGGAAGCTCTGTACGCCTCGGCCAGAACCCTGGATATGACAGATACAGGCCATGACACTCCGTCGGGCACTTAGTACATCGTGCCCGGCTGGGCGCAGCGGTTTAGCAGGCTAAGTGAGACGGGTCAGCAAGCTGGAAGTGTCCCAGCGACGACCGCCGGCTTTTTGCACGTCAGCATAGTACTGATCCACCAGTGCAGTCAGCGCCAGGGTTGAGCCATTGCGGCGGGCTTCATCCAGTGCAATCGCCAGGTCTTTACGCATCCAGTCCACTGCAAATCCAAAATCATACTCACCGGCCAGCATGGTTGTGGCCCGGTTTTCCATCTGCCAGGATTGCGCTGCGCCTTTACTGATAACTTCCACTACCTGGGCGCAGTCAAGTCCGGCCTGCTGGCCAAAATGCAGCGCTTCAGCCAGCCCCTGCACAATGCCGGCAATACAAATCTGATTCATCATCTTGGCCAGCTGTCCACTGCCCGACTCACCCAGTAACTGCGCGTGTCTGGCATACACATTTAAAGCGGCCTCAGCCTGACTGAACACGGCTTCATCACCCCCTACCATAATGGTTAACTGACCATTTTCGGCCCCTGCCTGACCGCCTGATACCGGCGCGTCCAGAAAGCCTACCTGTTTGTCCAGACATGCCTGATAAAGCTCACGAGCGACCTGTGCCGAGGCCGTAGTATGGTCAATCAGCACCGCACCACTTTGCATCGCAGACAGTGCGCTGTATCCGACCTGACGAACATCATCATCGTTACCCACACACATCATGACCAAATCGGCCTGTTGTACCGCCTCCTGCGGCGTTTCTGCCAGTGTACCTGTGTATGTCTGACACCATTGGCGGGCTTTGTCTGTGGTTCGGTTGTATACCGTTACCTCATAGCCCTGGCTGGCCAGGTGGCCTGCCATCGGATACCCCATGACCCCTAACCCCAAAAAGCTGACTTTCTTCATTTTTTCCCCATGCCACACGGCGGTTTATTATTCTTCAATAGCGCTATGCTACTGGCAACAGGTAACGATTGGAACCGTCATATGCTGCTGGCT contains:
- a CDS encoding enoyl-CoA hydratase/isomerase family protein, with translation MQDASTAPPVLVREIALADGQLAGHLILNKPRALNALDLEMAELMLGALSAWQSRDDVMFVVISSEGEKAFCAGGDIVSMYRAMQETPGGIPEFVQTFFTVEYELDHLIHTYSKPVMVWGAGIVMGGGMGLMAGASHRVVTETSRLAMPEISIGLYPDVGGSYFLPRMSGHNGLFLGLTGASINATDACYVGLADHYCQTDSLSTVLDTLATASLSPDTVSAVLNVALSQVATAPDERKPAQIEPLQSTITAACQGESAGQVAAQILNLDATDNRWLEKAQATLAKGSPVTASLVFEQIRRGAKLTLAECFTMELGLSCRCAEFGEFKEGVRALLIDKDNQPAWAFTHIDDVPDDVIAYFFTSPWNDAHPLASLETQS
- a CDS encoding response regulator, with protein sequence MTYRLAIVEDNATARANLRSHLLNAGPFEISSFSNGKELKTALRKQHFELLLLDFHLGESKNGVEWLTELRTAGFIKPSTGVVFMTSDRMPQTIGKIIDCQPDLLLIKPYNMKTLNRGLQHYLAYRRFVKDALDAIDQGDRGLALRLLRQKLKTEVPARLRNDVVKLKAQLFFDLGDLNRAQALYDNILLQSDKVLWAQWGKIKCAYVSGNWAGCKDDLSKLLDSQLARDKAFEWLAGLCFEQQAYSQAEYFLDHIKDSELSVPATRLKTLTYQRQHRVLEGIELLQKKRDGNRSAKERFNEFTFELAEFYLSIAEQQPAMHRQESLSQARKLVGVAARNQADPQQVQKRDILLAYSAVLEDDPRKAEHLLQQSSGDGYTDNYQRTDTGSLIVAARVFNAIKQPEKARELLALAHHRNQNNLSLSDQITHQQNLSGTERQLGIAAEQAFELNDTGMTLYSKKAYLKAMYYFYQAYELLPDTPAFGLNLLQCMVDSTHPAYRSWTVLSLLEKMQAATLSGNNQARLERIITLIDAQEALYASARTLDMTDTGHDTPSGT
- a CDS encoding acyl-CoA dehydrogenase family protein translates to MDFQLTEDQQAFAQTAAQFAREALAPNAARWDAEHIFPVEALQQAGELGFCGLYTPEEQGGLGLSRLDSSIIFEQLAMGCTTTTAMLTIHNMATWMIATWGTDAVRDRWCESLVSGQQLASYCLTEPGAGSDAASLKTTARKQGDGYVLNGAKVFISGAGSTHVLVVMARTGGPGAQGVSAFAVPADAVGITYGKPEEKMGWNAQPTRMITFEDVQLQADWLLGEEGDGFRFAMMGLDGGRINIATCSVGTAQQALDTARNYMHEREQFGKPLAAFQALQFKLADMATELVAARQMVRLAAWKLDNQDADRTTYCAMAKRFATDIGFKVCNEALQLHGGYGYIKEYPLERHVRDVRVHQILEGTNEIMRLIIGRRLLADERQVL
- a CDS encoding CoA-acylating methylmalonate-semialdehyde dehydrogenase; the protein is MNHVPLLINGELCQSATDAYIDVTNPANNDVIARVPCATSDEIEQAIDSASKAFETWKDVPVTERARLMMRYQALLKEQQKEIAEILAAETGKTFDDAMGDVWRGIEVVEQAMNVPSLMMGETAENVARGIDTYSYIQPLGVCAGITPFNFPAMIPLWMFPLSIACGNTFVLKPSEQDPMTPMKLAELFKQAGAPDGVLNVIHGGKDQVEPLLTHPTIKAVSFVGSVPVGQHIYRTATANMKRAQCFAGAKNHTVIMPDANKEHVLNNLVGASVGAAGQRCMAISVAVFVGEAQAWIPELAERIGQVKPGPWTDKDSAFGPLISPQARQRVLSLIESGKQQGATCLVDGSEVTVPGYEQGNWVGPTVFSDVTPEMDIYQQEIFGPVLSMVNADSLDEALTLVNNNPYGNGTSIFTNSGAAARKYQREVTVGQVGINVPIPVPLPFFSFTGWKNSFYGDLHAYGKQAIRFYTETKTITSRWPESDIPGGPNMTISLS
- a CDS encoding NAD(P)-dependent oxidoreductase, translated to MKKVSFLGLGVMGYPMAGHLASQGYEVTVYNRTTDKARQWCQTYTGTLAETPQEAVQQADLVMMCVGNDDDVRQVGYSALSAMQSGAVLIDHTTASAQVARELYQACLDKQVGFLDAPVSGGQAGAENGQLTIMVGGDEAVFSQAEAALNVYARHAQLLGESGSGQLAKMMNQICIAGIVQGLAEALHFGQQAGLDCAQVVEVISKGAAQSWQMENRATTMLAGEYDFGFAVDWMRKDLAIALDEARRNGSTLALTALVDQYYADVQKAGGRRWDTSSLLTRLT